The Myotis daubentonii chromosome 21, mMyoDau2.1, whole genome shotgun sequence genome window below encodes:
- the LOC132222892 gene encoding zinc finger protein 501-like, with the protein MPGPSEWLLGEGPWHKMDDVEAYSEHCVSVGESQVRASKTAAPTQRTHLCKPCFSVLKDILHLSELQVVFFEKNVFLSDGCVRDLCSSAHPHQQQKNASGEKPCKEDMERSSLGTNCCFYLSKVPAARTEVGEDSPAISELLQHQATLNTKEPHRNNEISQECLSGKRHHQWVECETAASQKQKVAFQKGLCSGDMIYESNKCGKRFRQIFNQPQHGRVHTGEKPSEGTDCGKVFSESTALIKHSRVHTGEKPSEGTDCGRVFSESTALIKHSRVHTGEKPSEGTDCGRVFSESTALIKHSRVHTRGKPYECSDCEKSFSYMSDFTRHRRVHTGEKPYGCSECGKHFSQRTDLITHQRIHTGEKPYACSECGKHFSQKTDLTKHQRVHTGEKPYECSNCGKSFSKSYSLSRHKRVQTRECSKYSECGKSFSYKHKPARHPRVHPGEKSYGCSECGKHFTRRTDLIKHHRIHTGEKPYECSECGKSFRQSSSLNTHHKRVHTGEKL; encoded by the exons ATGCCTGGCCCTTCTGAGTGGCTACTTGGGGAAG GTCCTTGGCATAAGATGGATGATGTGGAGGCCTATTCTGAGCACTGTGTATCTGTAGGAGAGTCTCAGGTCAGGGCTTCCAAGACAGCCGCACCCACCCAGAGGACCCATCTGTGTAAGCCGTGCTTCTcagtgttaaaagatattttgcacctgagtGAGTTACAAGTGGTTTTCTTTGAGAAGAATGTGTTCTTAAGTGATGGGTGTGTTAGAGACTTGTGTTCCAGTGcacaccctcaccagcaacagaagaatgccagtggagagaagccctgTAAAGAAGATATGGAGAGGTCCTCGCTTGGGACCAATTGCTGCTTCTACTTATCCAAGGTGCCTGCAGCTAGGACGGAGGTTGGGGAAGACTCCCCAGCCatctcagagcttctccagcaccaggccactcttAACACCAAGGAGCCACACAGGAACaatgagatttcacaggaatgtCTCAGTGGAAAAAGACATCACCAGTGGGTTGAATGTGAAACAGCTGCCAGCCAGAAACAGAAAGTTGCTTTTCAGAAAGGTCTCTGCTCTGGAGATATGATTTATGAGTCTAATAAATGTGGGAAACGGTTTAGACAAATCTTTAACCAACCTCAACATggaagagttcacactggagaaaagcccagTGAAGGTACTGATTGTGGAAAGGTCTTCAGTGAAAGCACTGCTCTCATTAAACACagcagagttcacactggagaaaagcccagTGAAGGTACTGATTGTGGAAGGGTCTTCAGTGAAAGCACTGCTCTCATTAAACACagcagagttcacactggagaaaagcccagTGAAGGTACTGATTGTGGAAGGGTCTTCAGTGAAAGCACTGCTCTCATTAAACACAGCAGAGTTCACACTAGGggaaagccatatgagtgtagtgactgTGAGAAGTCCTTCAGTTACATGTCTGACTTCACTAGACACcgcagagttcacactggagaaaagccatatgggTGTAGCGAATGTGGTAAGCATTTCAGTCAGAGGACTGACCTTATTACCCACcaaagaattcacactggagaaaagccatatgcatgtagtgaatgtgggaagcatttcagTCAAAAGACTGACCTCACTAAACACCAAAGAGTTCACACTGGTGAAAAGCCGTATGAGTGTAGTAATTGTGGGAAATCCTTTAGTAAAAGCTATAGCCTCAGTCGACACAAGAGAGTTCAGACTCGTGAATGTAGTAAGtatagtgaatgtggaaaatcttttagcTACAAACATAAACCAGCTAGACACCCAAGAGTTCACCCTGGAGAAAAGTCATATGGTTGTAGCGAATGTGGTAAGCATTTCACTCGAAGGACTGACCTTATTAAACACCacagaattcacactggagaaaaaccttatgagtgtagtgaatgtgggaagtcctttcgTCAAAGTTCTAGCCTGAATACACatcacaagagagttcacactggagaaaagctgtAA